TCCACGAAGGGATTTCTGACTCAACTCACGGTGGGGGTGTTTGGTCTGATATGGTATGGGAAAATCCCAATTTTAAGGAGAAGTGATGATTATCCGTCAAGCTCAAATGGCTGATTTAGATGCCATTTATGCTATCGAATTGGAAAATTTCAGTCCAGAAGAGGCTATTAGTCATGAAATATTGGCAAAGCACATTGAAACGATTCCTTCAACTTTTTTGGTTGCAGAAAAAAGTGGCAAGATTTTGGGCTATTTAGAAGGTCCTGTCCGACCAGAACGCTATTTAAAAGATATTTCCTTTACGGAGGACGTTGAAGATTATAGCTATCTGGCTGGCGGATTTATCTCTGTGACCAGTCTATCTATTTCTAAAGAAGCACAGGGCTTAGGAGTCGGAAAAGCCTTGTTGGACACTATGAAGGAAATTGCGATTGCAGATGAACGCCACGGTA
Above is a window of Streptococcus cristatus ATCC 51100 DNA encoding:
- a CDS encoding GNAT family N-acetyltransferase, with translation MIIRQAQMADLDAIYAIELENFSPEEAISHEILAKHIETIPSTFLVAEKSGKILGYLEGPVRPERYLKDISFTEDVEDYSYLAGGFISVTSLSISKEAQGLGVGKALLDTMKEIAIADERHGINLTCHDYLIAYYEQHDFVNEGRSASTYADEVWFDMVWENPQI